The Terriglobia bacterium genome contains a region encoding:
- a CDS encoding DUF2959 domain-containing protein, whose amino-acid sequence MTCLFLKHNLNARAISSLQQNANQIQGDVTDLLGEMEASIAEANSFTEKMLASK is encoded by the coding sequence GTGACCTGCCTGTTCCTCAAGCACAATCTCAACGCGCGGGCGATCTCGTCCCTTCAGCAGAACGCCAACCAGATTCAGGGCGATGTGACGGATCTACTGGGCGAAATGGAGGCGTCGATCGCGGAAGCGAATTCGTTCACTGAGAAGATGCTGGCGTCGAAGTGA
- a CDS encoding OmpA family protein yields MGNPLALSLDLKNVPLEMYEARNAVEIAKTRHVQQYATEIFGKAEASLKMAENALAKKANKKEVISRAREAIQFSEDARALAVERQEAERIAQEREAAAAKAKAAAEAKAAVEAAEAKRNADAEARRQAELAAAREAQMKAEAEAAALRAKAEADAASAKAKAEADAAAAKAKAEQDALRAKEEAANAEAERARQEAERAERERQQLRASLLEQFNRILETRDTPRGLVVTMADVLFDTGKYDLRPATREKLARLSGIVLAHPGLMLQVEGHTDSTGSDELNQKLSEQRAGTTRDYLIQQGLAAGSITAKGLGKTLPVADNSTAEGRQKNRRVEIIVSGEVIGTKIGK; encoded by the coding sequence ATGGGGAATCCTCTGGCGCTGTCACTGGATCTGAAAAACGTGCCCTTGGAGATGTATGAAGCTCGCAATGCGGTGGAAATCGCAAAGACACGACACGTTCAGCAATACGCCACTGAGATTTTTGGCAAGGCCGAAGCCAGCCTGAAAATGGCAGAAAATGCTCTGGCCAAAAAAGCTAACAAAAAGGAGGTCATTTCCAGGGCCCGCGAGGCAATTCAATTCTCGGAAGATGCCCGGGCGCTGGCAGTCGAACGACAGGAGGCGGAGCGGATAGCGCAGGAGCGAGAGGCGGCAGCTGCCAAAGCCAAAGCCGCGGCAGAAGCCAAGGCGGCAGTTGAAGCGGCTGAAGCCAAGAGGAACGCCGACGCAGAGGCCCGTCGCCAGGCTGAGCTGGCCGCAGCGCGGGAAGCGCAGATGAAAGCAGAAGCAGAGGCGGCCGCTCTAAGAGCCAAGGCCGAGGCGGATGCTGCATCTGCCAAAGCCAAAGCCGAGGCAGACGCGGCAGCGGCTAAAGCCAAGGCCGAGCAGGACGCTCTCAGGGCCAAGGAAGAGGCCGCCAATGCCGAGGCGGAACGAGCCCGCCAGGAGGCCGAGAGAGCCGAACGGGAGAGACAGCAACTCCGCGCCAGCCTGCTGGAGCAGTTCAATCGCATCCTGGAAACGCGCGATACGCCGCGAGGGCTGGTGGTTACGATGGCGGATGTTTTGTTCGATACCGGCAAATACGATCTTCGCCCCGCGACTCGCGAAAAACTGGCCCGGCTTTCCGGCATCGTGTTGGCTCACCCTGGATTGATGCTTCAAGTGGAGGGGCATACAGACAGTACCGGCAGTGACGAATTGAACCAGAAACTCTCGGAGCAGCGGGCAGGCACAACTCGCGATTATCTGATCCAACAGGGTTTGGCTGCAGGCAGCATCACTGCCAAGGGACTTGGCAAAACCCTGCCTGTCGCGGACAACAGCACAGCAGAGGGACGGCAAAAGAACCGTCGTGTGGAGATTATCGTTTCAGGAGAAGTGATTGGAACGAAGATCGGCAAGTAG
- a CDS encoding DNA-3-methyladenine glycosylase, which translates to MSNSVPDPRLHFDPDALGLRELPRLFYLRKTDIVARELIGKWFARRYQGRWYGGRVVETEAYLGRRDAAAHSWRGRRTPRVEPMYLEGGHVYVFFVYGMHHCANVVTRPAGIAEAVLLRAAEGPQGTPARLMSGPGRLCSALGVTVALSGADLLAGGDLRMFGKPREKKTRIQVSPRIGVDYAGDARHWPLRYFESNSPAVSGPAGLRGPAK; encoded by the coding sequence ATGTCCAATAGTGTGCCTGATCCCCGCTTGCACTTCGATCCCGACGCACTCGGCCTGCGAGAACTGCCGCGCTTATTCTATCTCCGAAAAACAGACATCGTCGCGCGGGAACTCATTGGCAAATGGTTTGCCCGGCGCTATCAGGGACGCTGGTACGGGGGGCGCGTCGTGGAGACGGAGGCCTACCTGGGCAGGCGAGATGCCGCCGCACATTCCTGGCGCGGCCGGCGCACGCCACGCGTGGAGCCGATGTACCTGGAGGGCGGCCACGTCTATGTCTTTTTCGTATACGGCATGCACCATTGCGCCAATGTAGTCACCCGGCCGGCCGGCATCGCGGAAGCGGTGCTCTTGCGTGCCGCGGAAGGGCCGCAGGGCACCCCCGCCAGACTCATGTCCGGACCTGGCCGCCTGTGCTCCGCGCTGGGCGTCACCGTCGCCTTGAGTGGAGCGGATCTGCTCGCGGGTGGAGACTTGCGTATGTTCGGAAAGCCGCGAGAGAAAAAAACGCGGATTCAAGTCTCACCACGCATTGGCGTGGATTACGCGGGCGATGCCAGGCATTGGCCTCTCCGATACTTCGAGAGCAACTCTCCGGCGGTCTCCGGCCCGGCAGGGCTGCGCGGACCTGCGAAGTGA
- a CDS encoding CBS domain-containing protein produces MDPIVPEAEEYHVRDIMTRAVIKVGPETSVSEIARLMAEHHASGLPVVDEEDRVLGVVTDLDLVVRNTRFKLPAFFTLLNATIYFESAGHIRERLHHMLGTTAREIMSEPPITITADATIEELAEIMLGRHVNPIPVIEEGRLIGIVSRYDIIRSMAKGAMEDIDQG; encoded by the coding sequence ATGGACCCGATCGTTCCCGAAGCCGAAGAGTACCACGTCCGCGACATTATGACGCGCGCTGTCATCAAGGTGGGCCCCGAAACGAGCGTAAGCGAGATCGCCCGGCTCATGGCTGAACACCACGCGAGCGGATTGCCGGTCGTGGATGAGGAGGACCGGGTGCTTGGCGTCGTCACGGACCTCGATTTGGTCGTTCGCAACACGCGGTTTAAACTACCGGCTTTCTTCACGCTGCTTAACGCAACGATTTACTTTGAGAGTGCCGGACACATCCGCGAGCGCCTGCATCACATGCTTGGGACGACGGCTCGGGAGATAATGTCCGAGCCACCCATCACCATTACGGCGGATGCGACAATCGAGGAACTCGCCGAGATCATGCTGGGGCGGCATGTTAACCCGATTCCCGTAATCGAGGAGGGCCGCCTCATCGGCATCGTCAGCCGCTACGATATCATCCGTTCCATGGCCAAAGGCGCAATGGAAGACATAGATCAAGGATAG
- a CDS encoding cytochrome c has protein sequence MKKAVSLMVAVGLVMTCCLVAFAAPAADAKKGEAVYAKNNCKVCHSIAGVGSPKSKLDGVGAKLTEDAITKWIRTPKEMNPKTTMMAYPVAKISDADLADLVAYMMTLKK, from the coding sequence ATGAAAAAAGCGGTTTCGTTGATGGTAGCAGTGGGGCTGGTTATGACTTGTTGCCTGGTGGCTTTTGCGGCGCCGGCAGCAGACGCCAAAAAAGGCGAGGCGGTGTACGCGAAGAACAATTGCAAGGTGTGCCACTCGATCGCGGGCGTCGGAAGTCCGAAGAGTAAACTCGACGGTGTCGGTGCGAAGCTGACTGAGGATGCCATAACGAAGTGGATCAGGACCCCCAAGGAAATGAACCCCAAGACCACGATGATGGCCTATCCAGTTGCCAAGATCTCGGATGCCGATCTGGCCGACCTGGTCGCCTACATGATGACACTGAAGAAGTAG
- a CDS encoding TIGR01777 family oxidoreductase, producing the protein MTMNILVTGASGLVGSALVPFLSSHAHRVIRLVRTGPKPGAEEILWDPEAGWLDPVSLDGLDAVVHLAGESIASGRWTLARKGRILDSRANGTRLLARTLAAVKRAPKVLVSTSAVGYYGDRGAEILREESGPGSGFLTEVCRQWEQAAREVTERGIRLVVLRLGMILSSAGGALPRMLPPFRLGAGGPLGSGNQYVSWIALGDLLAIVLFALADPSLQGVVNAVAPNPATNREFARTLGRVLKRPAMIPVPAFAIRLLFGEMGEQVLLASSRVEPTRLIAAGFQFRYPDLETALRHELAR; encoded by the coding sequence ATGACCATGAACATCCTCGTAACGGGCGCTTCAGGTCTGGTAGGCTCTGCGCTGGTGCCGTTTTTGAGCTCCCATGCCCATCGTGTGATTCGTCTTGTGCGCACAGGACCGAAGCCGGGCGCTGAGGAGATCCTTTGGGACCCGGAGGCCGGCTGGCTCGACCCCGTTTCCCTGGACGGGCTCGATGCAGTGGTGCACCTCGCAGGCGAAAGCATAGCATCGGGAAGATGGACCCTTGCCAGGAAGGGGCGCATCCTCGACAGTCGTGCCAACGGCACCCGGCTGCTCGCGCGCACGCTGGCTGCCGTAAAGCGAGCTCCCAAGGTTCTCGTCAGCACCTCCGCAGTCGGCTATTATGGCGACCGCGGCGCGGAGATTCTGCGCGAGGAAAGCGGCCCCGGCTCCGGATTCCTCACCGAAGTCTGCCGCCAATGGGAGCAGGCTGCTCGTGAGGTGACTGAAAGAGGAATCCGCCTGGTCGTGCTTCGTCTTGGAATGATTCTGAGCTCGGCGGGTGGCGCTCTTCCGCGCATGCTGCCGCCATTCCGGCTCGGCGCCGGCGGGCCACTCGGCAGCGGAAACCAGTATGTCAGCTGGATCGCTCTCGGTGATCTGTTGGCAATCGTCCTCTTCGCGCTTGCGGACCCGTCACTCCAGGGAGTCGTCAACGCGGTCGCACCCAACCCGGCCACCAATCGCGAATTCGCACGGACCTTGGGACGAGTCTTAAAACGCCCCGCTATGATCCCGGTTCCCGCATTTGCCATACGGCTGCTGTTCGGCGAGATGGGAGAGCAAGTGTTATTGGCAAGTTCCCGAGTGGAGCCCACCCGCCTCATCGCAGCCGGTTTCCAATTTCGCTATCCCGATCTGGAGACTGCACTCCGACACGAACTTGCACGGTGA